In the Podospora pseudocomata strain CBS 415.72m chromosome 5, whole genome shotgun sequence genome, one interval contains:
- the CET1 gene encoding mRNA-capping enzyme subunit beta (BUSCO:EOG09264P4J; COG:S; EggNog:ENOG503NXVE) — MDLRVMLNDNGPAASTPSKPPQPPTLQPAPQHHQQQHHHQQQMHPQPTLPSTPIQTNPHQSFRDYGQQPQPSPSRHVSHDYGARQRAPSGAFTSPPPYPSAGPYGAGRPPPPSIQPMPMPPAELRSPSMSSGPVPSPYRQTPGSSSISTASGYPFPPQQAPTSPVQRHQYTPTSAYPREGYGQPTGVAGMTGPPSSYMQGSHVPQTPPVGTPGGPHAYVQRSHSAHSTPTPTSAHSQPAQYGAPFVQGSPVAAPHPLPQPDLQRQSSLPPTPGGGAGAVPLSARPAQVSTGYGQPTSPYGQRLPAPSFHGHSTPHTSPPPPPPPSLPRNSSVQSSGQHDPHSRDSVGRGPPSHGDRDRSLSVSPKTRVPSLPSSSGRPRSSVSDFDSRIINPPIHPPPSTTTMAPIAEQDAARDRASTPAKRKLAERELRPDELENRDTRPPPLRDSSGRPALVDAGAVPLNARRAMVAPEKKRRKVYTQPPVWAQSQDGRPLHKANSILFHPVPFSGSVSHQTNGTKTEPQPSRQTSPEEKRSIAAPRDHQSAPLPPPGPPQPDAAAIASGLGPWEPSIVNTALPYDSCTKHIADWLTHFVLGSPDIQEMEARGVKFEIEAKLGTIIDKDTSERLRLPIYTECVLEEGEWVKFQSSMSESEHRSFNDFLNEMVKETHVNRTRVPIEYLHRREIDRFVELPPEIRDRHLPKCVTRLAGRKPPRVRITYEKKTNQVLARIVKARVADTNIHFPRSPLDCRISINLEWTWDGPPQVLDQLVKEQGGGSYQRDKDRLCYKHRFYQVDLTQVISQNKEHELEVELDPAALFDQGRRAMDQQPNQYMELVGGLVNNIRVLAHKAAEFRS, encoded by the exons ATGGATCTCAGGGTCATGCTGAACGACAATGGGCCTGCTGCCTCGACACCCAGCAAGCCGCCACAACCACCGACACTGCAGCCAGCAccgcagcaccaccagcaacagcaccaccatcagcagcagatgCATCCACAGCCGACGCTGCCATCGACACCGAtccaaacaaacccccatcaGTCGTTCCGTGACTACGGCCAGCAGCCTCAGCCATCCCCGAGCCGTCACGTATCGCACGACTACGGCGCCCGACAGCGGGCACCTTCGGGCGCCTTCACATCGCCGCCTCCCTATCCGAGCGCAGGTCCATATGGCGCCGgtcgaccacctccaccatccatccagccGATGCCAATGCCACCAGCCGAGCTCCGGTCGCCGAGCATGAGCTCCGGGCCCGTCCCGTCCCCGTATCGGCAGACACCaggctcctcctcaatcagcACGGCGAGCGGCTACCCTTTCCCACCACAGCAAGCCCCCACCAGCCCTGTGCAACGACACCAGTATACGCCGACCAGCGCCTACCCCAGAGAAGGCTACGGCCAGCCGACGGGTGTTGCTGGTATGACAGGGCCGCCTTCTTCGTATATGCAAGGATCGCACGTTCCGCAGACGCCTCCGGTTGGCACTCCGGGCGGGCCACACGCCTATGTCCAACGATCGCACTCGGCCCATTCGACGCCGACACCGACGTCAGCACACAGCCAACCGGCACAATATGGCGCGCCTTTTGTGCAAGGCAGTCCCGTGGCAGCCCCCCATCCGCTTCCGCAGCCGGACCTGCAGCGACAATCCTCGCTGCCACCCACgccgggagggggagcaggtgCCGTCCCTCTGTCGGCGCGCCCTGCGCAGGTGTCAACTGGGTACGGCCAGCCGACCAGTCCGTACGGACAACGGCTGCCAGCTCCAAGCTTCCATGGGCACTCGACACCAcacacctctccaccacctcctccaccaccttccctgCCCCGGAACTCGAGCGTCCAAAGTTCAGGCCAGCATGACCCACACAGTCGAGACTCAGTAGGCCGGGGCCCACCTTCACACGGTGACAGAGACCGGAGCCTTAGCGTCAGTCCCAAAACTCGAGTCCCCAGTTTGCCAAGCAGTTCTGGCCGTCCTCGTTCTTCTGTTTCCGACTTTGATTCTCGTATTATTaatccccccatccatccgccaccatctaccaccaccatggcccCGATTGCAGAACAGGACGCCGCCCGAGACCGCGCCTCGACTCCCGCCAAGCGCAAACTCGCCGAGCGCGAGCTTCGACCCGACGAACTCGAAAACCGCGATACGCGACCGCCTCCGCTGCGAGACTCCAGCGGCCGCCCTGCACTCGTCGATGCCGGCGCCGTTCCATTGAATGCGCGACGAGCCATGGTTGCGCccgagaaaaagaggagaaaAGTGTACACACAACCGCCCGTCTGGGCGCAGTCCCAGGACGGCCGTCCACTGCACAAAGCCAACAGCATCTTATTCCACCCCGTCCCCTTCTCCGGCTCGGTATCTCATCAGaccaacggcaccaagaCCGAGCCCCAGCCCAGCCGGCAAACATCCCCCGAAGAAAAACGTTCCATCGCCGCTCCCCGAGACCACCAGTCggcaccactaccaccacccggGCCGCCGCAGCCGGATGCTGCCGCGATAGCGTCGGGGCTAGGACCATGGGAACCCAGCATCGTCAACACTGCTCTTCCCTATGACTCTTGCACAAAACACATTGCCGATTGGCTAACTCATTTCGTCCTCGGCTCACCAGACATCCAAGAGATGGAGGCCAGGGGTGTCAAGTTTGAGATTGAGGCGAAACTGGGCACAATAATAGACAAGGATACTTCGGAACGTCTCCGCCTACCAATATACACCGAGTGCGTGCTGGAAGAGGGGGAATGGGTCAAGTTTCAAAGTAGCATGTCCGAG TCTGAACACCGCTCCTTCAACGACTTCCTGAACGAGATGGTCAAAGAGACCCACGTGAACCGCACGCGCGTCCCGATCGAATATCTACACCGCCGCGAAATCGACCGATTCGTCGAGCTACCTCCCGAGATCCGGGACAGGCACCTGCCCAAGTGCGTGACGAGGCTTGCTGGCCGAAAGCCACCACGGGTGAGGATCACGTACGAAAAGAAGACGAATCAGGTCTTGGCTCGTATAGTGAAGGCTCGGGTTGCGGACACCAATATTCACTTCCCGCGATCACCGCTAGATTGTCGCATTAGTATCAATCTGGAGTGGACGTGGGATGGGCCACCGCAGGTTCTGGATCAGCTGGTGAAGGAGCAGGGCGGGGGGAGTTATCAGAGGGATAAGGACCGGTTGTGTTATAAGCACCGGTTTTATCAGGTGGATTTGACGCAAGTTATATCACAG AACAAGGAGCATGAGTTGGAGGTTGAACTGGATCCGGCCGCGCTGTTTGAtcaggggaggagggcgatggaTCAGCAGCCAAATCAGTATATGGAATTGGTGGGCGGGTTGGTGAATAATATCAGGGTGTTGGCGCACAAGGCGGCGGAGTTTCGTAGCTGA
- a CDS encoding hypothetical protein (COG:S; EggNog:ENOG503NZ84) produces the protein MDSVKTVAVLGGTGNLGPSIVHELLSAGFTVTGLTRFSSTNSTPAYPDSVTVHKVDFGSFDSLKDAFSGQDAVVSVVGSPGVSAQRLAVDAAIAAGVKRFIPSEFGVNTRKVRDRPMGAILRGKVEVVDYLIEREREIEWTGVSTGLFFDWGLEKHGLSTINLDDKTSSTVDSGNEKFQVSTLAQVGRAVVGVLKHLEETRNRYLVTSSFQVSQNEIIQAVEELTGEEYPVVKRERAEDLQRAGEEKLAVGDYRAFIDFLRAYNNADGAGNAVGEEESSNGLVGLEEEDLRECVRGWLVRAGVIS, from the exons ATGGACTCCGTCAAAACCGTCGCCGTCCTCGGC GGAACCGGCAACCTAGGCCCCTCCATAGTCCACGAACTCCTCTCAGCAGGCTTCACAGTCACAGGCCTAACCCGTTTCTCCTCTACCAACTCCACCCCCGCCTACCCCGACAGTGTGACTGTCCACAAAGTCGATTTTGGATCTTTTGACTCCCTTAAGGATGCCTTTTCAGGCCAGGACGCTGTTGTCTCTGTGGTCGGCAGCCCCGGGGTTTCAGCCCAGAGACTAGCTGTTGACGCTGCTATTGCTGCGGGAGTGAAGAGGTTTATCCCGAGCGAGTTTGGGGTTAACACGCGGAAGGTGAGGGACAGGCCGATGGGAGCGATActgagggggaaggtggaggtggtggattaTTTgattgagagagagagagagattgaGTGGACGGGGGTGAGTACGGGGTTGTTTTTCGACTGG GGTTTGGAGAAGCACGGCTTGAGCACCATCAACCTTGACGATAAAACATCATCGACTGTCGACTCGGGAAACGAAAAGTTTCAAGTGAGCACGCTTGCGCAGGTGGGCAGGGCGGTTGTCGGGGTTTTGAAGCATCTAGAGGAGACGAGGAATAGGTATCTCGTCACGTCGTCGTTCCAGGTGTCGCAGAACGAGATTATACAGGCTGTGGAGGAGCTGACAGGGGAGGAGTACCCTgttgtgaagagggagagggcggaggacTTGCAaagggctggggaggagaagcttgcTGTGGGGGATTATAGGGCTTTTATTGATTTTCTGAGGGCGTATAATAATGCGGATGGGGCAGGGAatgcggtgggggaggaggagagttcgaatgggttggttgggttggaggaggaggatctgagagagtgtgtgagggggtggttggtgagggcgggGGTTATTTCCTGA